A single region of the Drosophila miranda strain MSH22 chromosome 2, D.miranda_PacBio2.1, whole genome shotgun sequence genome encodes:
- the LOC117185911 gene encoding serine/threonine-protein phosphatase 2A 56 kDa regulatory subunit gamma isoform-like isoform X1 — protein sequence MVFGAMLLTGNLNGPKQKQQQQSQQQQQQQQQEESSQSVSASSSSKEQPQQKQQDQPPAAGYYALGIRLPKSPSFHQQSLESSAQGSSKFKFSSVEELKAKFEGRKMPLSPPEAAAVVVTTTTSSSPSSSSTSSNSSASALSSLSQAASSSLASAAANSSASCSSLAATYGGGANSAAAALIASSPFGSQSSTSSLSLSSNAGMSKNTAPATATTAAAAAAAGSTASGGNSLVSTLAQHFSAATSAAAAAAATAAASAASSASSSSASSSATNNAGGSIAASKSPVSAAAAIKNILNATKSVGNSAAAAAAAAASSTLPSAAAEGQEVPVPPAEELRPTVAQNLVGGISISLGIGQRNGSGTAPATVTATVTATATATTTSTSAVVILPTTTLGIHQNGDVTGGGGMAGIIGHSSQHHHHQGLKSPQTLQQLTGSPGRARDRNLFHSPPTALVALALPALRETAASEREELFIQKIRQCCTLFDFSEPLSDLKFKEVKRAALHEMVDFLTNQNGIITEIIYPEAINMFSVNLFRTLPPSSNPNGAEFDPEKDEPTLESSWPHLQLVYELFLRFLESPDFQPNIAKRYIDHQFVLQLLDLFDSEDPRERDFLSTVLHRIYGKFLGLRAFIGKQINNVFYRFIYETEHHNGIAELLEISGSIINGFALPLKEKHKQFLLKVLLPLNKAKSLSVYHPQLTYCVVQFLEKDPSLSEAVIKSLLKFWPKTHSPKEVMFLNEVEELLDVIEPAEFQKVMVPLFRQIAKCVSSPHFQVAERALYYWNNEYIMSLIADNSAVILPIMFPALNRNSKTHWNKTIHGLIYNALKLFMEMDQRLFDECSKNYKQDKQMEREKLSHREELWQQVESLARTNPGWSRSSYFNNSRLQQQQQQQQQLTDSQNLYDQNNENDLTYDQLLQQSRQPPPPLPPQKQSSLQEPREVRQALATLTTLNNY from the exons ATGGTATTCGGTGCTATGTTGCTGACGGGTAACCTCAACGGACccaagcagaagcagcagcagcagtcacaacaacagcagcagcagcaacagcaggaggaATCATCCCAATCTGTTTCTGCTTCCTCCTCCAGCAAAGAGCAACCACAACAGAAGCAACAGGATCAGCCACCAGCCGCTGGATATTATGCCTTGGGCATACGCTTACCCAAGTCGCCATCGTTCCACCAACAGTCGCTGGAATCGTCTGCGCAGGGTAGCAGTAAATTCAAATTCAGCAGCGTGGAGGAACTGAAGGCCAAGTTCGAGGGTCGAAAGATGCCCCTGTCGCCGCCAGAGGCAGCCGCAGTAGTAGTAACCACCACAACATCCTCGTCGCCATCGTCCTCGTCCACCAGCTCCAATTCGTCGGCATCGGCATTGTCCTCGCTCTCGCAGGCGGCCTCTTCCTCGTTGGCCTCGGCCGCTGCCAATTCCTCGGCCTCGTGCTCATCCTTAGCGGCCACCTATGGTGGTGGAGCCAATTCAGCAGCCGCCGCTCTGATAGCCTCGTCGCCGTTTGGCTCACAGTCCTCCACATCATCGTTGTCGCTGTCCTCAAATGCAGGGATGTCGAAGAACAcggcaccagcaacagcaacaacagcagcggcagcggcagcggcaggaaGCACAGCCAGTGGTGGAAATTCGCTTGTATCCACATTGGCGCAACACTTCTCGGCGGCCACAtcggctgcagcagcagctgcggcCACAGCAGCCGCCTCAGCAGCATCGTCCGCGTCCTCATCATCTGCTTCATCATCTGCCACCAATAATGCAGGCGGCTCAATTGCGGCCAGCAAG TCACCCGTGAGTGCGGCCGCAGCCATTAAGAACATATTGAATGCCACCAAGAGTGTGGGAAATagtgctgcagcagcagcagcggcagcagcatcctCGACCCTGCCATCGGCTGCCGCCGAAGGCCAGGAGGTGCCCGTGCCGCCAGCCGAGGAGCTCCGTCCAACGGTGGCACAGAATCTGGTGGGAGGCATAAGCATCTCCCTGGGCATTGGCCAGCGCAATGGCAGTGgaacagcaccagcaacagtgACAGCAACAGTGacagcaacagcgacagcaacaaCCACATCCACATCTGCAGTTGTTATTCTGCCAACGACTACGCTGGGCATACATCAGAATGGTGATGTCACAGGCGGTGGCGGAATGGCTGGAATTATTGGTCATTCGTcgcaacatcatcatcatcagggCCTCAAATCCCCACAAACGTTGCAACAGCTGACGGGCAGTCCAGGACGTGCACGCGATCGGAATCTGTTTCATTCGCCGCCCACTGCTTTGGTTGCCTTGGCACTGCCTGCACTGCGAG AGACGGCCGCCAGTGAACGGGAAGAGCTTTTCATCCAAAAGATACGACAATGTTGCACGCTTTTCGATTTCTCCGAGCCGCTGAGCGACCTCAAATTCAAGGAGGTGAAGCGTGCggctctgcacgagatggtcGATTTTCTCACAAACCAAAATGGCATCATTACCGAAATTATCTATCCGGAGGCGATCAATATG TTTTCTGTGAATCTATTCCGGACACTGCCGCCATCATCAAATCCGAATGGTGCCGAATTTGATCCCGAAAAGGATGAGCCAACGCTCGAGTCGTCTTGGCCACACCTTCAATTGGTATACGAGCTGTTTTTGCGTTTCTTGGAGTCACCGGATTTCCAACCAAATATTGCTAAGCGTTATATTGATCATCAATTTGTATTACAATTATTGGATTTATTCGATTCGGAGGATCCACGTGAACGTGATTTCCTATCGACTGTTTTACATCGCATCTATGGAAAATTCTTGGGTTTGAGAGCATTTATTGGAAAGCAGATCAACAATGTCTTTTACAG aTTTATTTATGAGACGGAACATCATAATGGCATAGCCGAATTATTGGAGATATCGGGCAGCATTATCAATGGTTTTGCTCTACCGCTCAAAGAGAAGCATAAACAATTTTTACTTAAGGTATTGCTGCCATTGAACAAAGCCAAGAGCCTCTCGGTCTATCATCCACAGTTGACCTACTGTGTGGTGCAGTTCCTCGAGAAGGATCCCAGTTTGTCCGAGGCGGTCATCAA AAGTTTGCTTAAGTTCTGGCCGAAGACGCACAGTCCCAAGGAGGTGATGTTCTTGAATGAGGTGGAAGAGCTGCTGGATGTGATCGAGCCGGCCGAGTTCCAGAAGGTGATGGTGCCGCTGTTTCGTCAGATAGCCAAGTGTGTCTCCTCGCCGCACTTTCAGGTGGCCGAACGGGCGTTGTATTATTGGAACAACGAGTACATTATGTCCCTAATAGCGGACAATTCGGCGGTTATACTGCCAATAATGTTCCCAGCGTTGAATCGCAACTCCAAGACGCACTGGAACAAGACCATACACGGTCTCATTTACAATGCGCTCAAGCTGTTCATGGAGATGGATCAGCGGTTGTTCGACGAGTGCAGCAAGAACTACAAGCAAGATAAGCAGAT GGAGCGGGAGAAGCTGTCGCACCGGGAGGAGCTTTGGCAGCAGGTGGAGAGCCTGGCCAGGACCAATCCAGGGTGGTCCAGGTCGAGCTATTTCAATAACAGCcgcctgcagcagcagcagcagcagcagcagcagctaaccGATAGTCAAAATCTGTACGATCAAAACAATGAGAATGATCTAACGTACGATCAGCTACTGCAGCAGTCGCGccagccaccgccgccgctACCACCACAGAAACAGTCGTCGCTGCAGGAGCCCCGAGAGGTGAGACAGGCACTTGCCACACTAACCACACTAAACAACTACTAA
- the LOC117185911 gene encoding serine/threonine-protein phosphatase 2A 56 kDa regulatory subunit gamma isoform-like isoform X2, giving the protein MVFGAMLLTGNLNGPKQKQQQQSQQQQQQQQQEESSQSVSASSSSKEQPQQKQQDQPPAAGYYALGIRLPKSPSFHQQSLESSAQGSSKFKFSSVEELKAKFEGRKMPLSPPEAAAVVVTTTTSSSPSSSSTSSNSSASALSSLSQAASSSLASAAANSSASCSSLAATYGGGANSAAAALIASSPFGSQSSTSSLSLSSNAGMSKNTAPATATTAAAAAAAGSTASGGNSLVSTLAQHFSAATSAAAAAAATAAASAASSASSSSASSSATNNAGGSIAASKSPVSAAAAIKNILNATKSVGNSAAAAAAAAASSTLPSAAAEGQEVPVPPAEELRPTVAQNLVGGISISLGIGQRNGSGTAPATVTATVTATATATTTSTSAVVILPTTTLGIHQNGDVTGGGGMAGIIGHSSQHHHHQGLKSPQTLQQLTGSPGRARDRNLFHSPPTALVALALPALRETAASEREELFIQKIRQCCTLFDFSEPLSDLKFKEVKRAALHEMVDFLTNQNGIITEIIYPEAINMFSVNLFRTLPPSSNPNGAEFDPEKDEPTLESSWPHLQLVYELFLRFLESPDFQPNIAKRYIDHQFVLQLLDLFDSEDPRERDFLSTVLHRIYGKFLGLRAFIGKQINNVFYRFIYETEHHNGIAELLEISGSIINGFALPLKEKHKQFLLKVLLPLNKAKSLSVYHPQLTYCVVQFLEKDPSLSEAVINLLKFWPKTHSPKEVMFLNEVEELLDVIEPAEFQKVMVPLFRQIAKCVSSPHFQVAERALYYWNNEYIMSLIADNSAVILPIMFPALNRNSKTHWNKTIHGLIYNALKLFMEMDQRLFDECSKNYKQDKQMEREKLSHREELWQQVESLARTNPGWSRSSYFNNSRLQQQQQQQQQLTDSQNLYDQNNENDLTYDQLLQQSRQPPPPLPPQKQSSLQEPREVRQALATLTTLNNY; this is encoded by the exons ATGGTATTCGGTGCTATGTTGCTGACGGGTAACCTCAACGGACccaagcagaagcagcagcagcagtcacaacaacagcagcagcagcaacagcaggaggaATCATCCCAATCTGTTTCTGCTTCCTCCTCCAGCAAAGAGCAACCACAACAGAAGCAACAGGATCAGCCACCAGCCGCTGGATATTATGCCTTGGGCATACGCTTACCCAAGTCGCCATCGTTCCACCAACAGTCGCTGGAATCGTCTGCGCAGGGTAGCAGTAAATTCAAATTCAGCAGCGTGGAGGAACTGAAGGCCAAGTTCGAGGGTCGAAAGATGCCCCTGTCGCCGCCAGAGGCAGCCGCAGTAGTAGTAACCACCACAACATCCTCGTCGCCATCGTCCTCGTCCACCAGCTCCAATTCGTCGGCATCGGCATTGTCCTCGCTCTCGCAGGCGGCCTCTTCCTCGTTGGCCTCGGCCGCTGCCAATTCCTCGGCCTCGTGCTCATCCTTAGCGGCCACCTATGGTGGTGGAGCCAATTCAGCAGCCGCCGCTCTGATAGCCTCGTCGCCGTTTGGCTCACAGTCCTCCACATCATCGTTGTCGCTGTCCTCAAATGCAGGGATGTCGAAGAACAcggcaccagcaacagcaacaacagcagcggcagcggcagcggcaggaaGCACAGCCAGTGGTGGAAATTCGCTTGTATCCACATTGGCGCAACACTTCTCGGCGGCCACAtcggctgcagcagcagctgcggcCACAGCAGCCGCCTCAGCAGCATCGTCCGCGTCCTCATCATCTGCTTCATCATCTGCCACCAATAATGCAGGCGGCTCAATTGCGGCCAGCAAG TCACCCGTGAGTGCGGCCGCAGCCATTAAGAACATATTGAATGCCACCAAGAGTGTGGGAAATagtgctgcagcagcagcagcggcagcagcatcctCGACCCTGCCATCGGCTGCCGCCGAAGGCCAGGAGGTGCCCGTGCCGCCAGCCGAGGAGCTCCGTCCAACGGTGGCACAGAATCTGGTGGGAGGCATAAGCATCTCCCTGGGCATTGGCCAGCGCAATGGCAGTGgaacagcaccagcaacagtgACAGCAACAGTGacagcaacagcgacagcaacaaCCACATCCACATCTGCAGTTGTTATTCTGCCAACGACTACGCTGGGCATACATCAGAATGGTGATGTCACAGGCGGTGGCGGAATGGCTGGAATTATTGGTCATTCGTcgcaacatcatcatcatcagggCCTCAAATCCCCACAAACGTTGCAACAGCTGACGGGCAGTCCAGGACGTGCACGCGATCGGAATCTGTTTCATTCGCCGCCCACTGCTTTGGTTGCCTTGGCACTGCCTGCACTGCGAG AGACGGCCGCCAGTGAACGGGAAGAGCTTTTCATCCAAAAGATACGACAATGTTGCACGCTTTTCGATTTCTCCGAGCCGCTGAGCGACCTCAAATTCAAGGAGGTGAAGCGTGCggctctgcacgagatggtcGATTTTCTCACAAACCAAAATGGCATCATTACCGAAATTATCTATCCGGAGGCGATCAATATG TTTTCTGTGAATCTATTCCGGACACTGCCGCCATCATCAAATCCGAATGGTGCCGAATTTGATCCCGAAAAGGATGAGCCAACGCTCGAGTCGTCTTGGCCACACCTTCAATTGGTATACGAGCTGTTTTTGCGTTTCTTGGAGTCACCGGATTTCCAACCAAATATTGCTAAGCGTTATATTGATCATCAATTTGTATTACAATTATTGGATTTATTCGATTCGGAGGATCCACGTGAACGTGATTTCCTATCGACTGTTTTACATCGCATCTATGGAAAATTCTTGGGTTTGAGAGCATTTATTGGAAAGCAGATCAACAATGTCTTTTACAG aTTTATTTATGAGACGGAACATCATAATGGCATAGCCGAATTATTGGAGATATCGGGCAGCATTATCAATGGTTTTGCTCTACCGCTCAAAGAGAAGCATAAACAATTTTTACTTAAGGTATTGCTGCCATTGAACAAAGCCAAGAGCCTCTCGGTCTATCATCCACAGTTGACCTACTGTGTGGTGCAGTTCCTCGAGAAGGATCCCAGTTTGTCCGAGGCGGTCATCAA TTTGCTTAAGTTCTGGCCGAAGACGCACAGTCCCAAGGAGGTGATGTTCTTGAATGAGGTGGAAGAGCTGCTGGATGTGATCGAGCCGGCCGAGTTCCAGAAGGTGATGGTGCCGCTGTTTCGTCAGATAGCCAAGTGTGTCTCCTCGCCGCACTTTCAGGTGGCCGAACGGGCGTTGTATTATTGGAACAACGAGTACATTATGTCCCTAATAGCGGACAATTCGGCGGTTATACTGCCAATAATGTTCCCAGCGTTGAATCGCAACTCCAAGACGCACTGGAACAAGACCATACACGGTCTCATTTACAATGCGCTCAAGCTGTTCATGGAGATGGATCAGCGGTTGTTCGACGAGTGCAGCAAGAACTACAAGCAAGATAAGCAGAT GGAGCGGGAGAAGCTGTCGCACCGGGAGGAGCTTTGGCAGCAGGTGGAGAGCCTGGCCAGGACCAATCCAGGGTGGTCCAGGTCGAGCTATTTCAATAACAGCcgcctgcagcagcagcagcagcagcagcagcagctaaccGATAGTCAAAATCTGTACGATCAAAACAATGAGAATGATCTAACGTACGATCAGCTACTGCAGCAGTCGCGccagccaccgccgccgctACCACCACAGAAACAGTCGTCGCTGCAGGAGCCCCGAGAGGTGAGACAGGCACTTGCCACACTAACCACACTAAACAACTACTAA